Proteins from a single region of Bacteroidota bacterium:
- a CDS encoding GNAT family N-acetyltransferase has translation MKETYLIAIADSSHHKYAEQICIEYNESAKQRGTGIATRTPEYLQKKMDEGKAIIALTLSGEWAGFCYIETWGHGKFVANSGLIVSPKYRQDGLAKEIKKKAFSLSREKYPEAQLFGLTTGLAVMKINAELGYKPVTYSELTDDDEFWAGCKSCVNYPILLSKERKNCLCTAMLYNPEENNVEKTVQSSEQKTKSYTSIYKNVKKIVKSFLKRNQKETIL, from the coding sequence ATGAAAGAAACCTATTTGATTGCAATTGCAGACAGCTCGCACCATAAATATGCCGAGCAAATTTGTATAGAATACAATGAATCTGCGAAACAAAGAGGTACCGGAATTGCCACAAGAACACCGGAGTATTTACAAAAAAAAATGGATGAAGGAAAAGCAATAATTGCGCTCACACTCAGCGGTGAGTGGGCGGGGTTTTGCTATATAGAAACATGGGGACATGGCAAGTTTGTTGCCAACTCAGGACTCATCGTCTCACCTAAATACAGACAAGACGGTTTAGCCAAGGAAATCAAAAAGAAAGCATTTTCACTTTCCAGAGAAAAATATCCCGAAGCTCAATTATTTGGGCTGACTACCGGATTGGCAGTTATGAAAATCAATGCAGAATTGGGTTATAAACCTGTTACATATTCCGAATTAACTGATGATGATGAATTTTGGGCAGGCTGCAAAAGTTGTGTGAACTATCCTATTCTGTTAAGCAAAGAAAGGAAGAACTGTCTGTGTACTGCAATGTTGTATAATCCTGAAGAAAACAATGTTGAGAAGACTGTTCAATCATCCGAACAAAAAACCAAAAGTTACACTTCCATTTATAAGAATGTGAAGAAGATTGTAAAATCATTTTTAAAACGCAACCAAAAAGAAACAATTCTATAA
- a CDS encoding argininosuccinate synthase: MTHNPNKLVLAFSGGLDTSFCAVYLNKVKGYEVHALMVNTGGFSDKEIAEIKEHALRLGVASFKAVDARENYYQSIIKYMVYGNVLRNNTYPLSVSAERTVQAIAVANYAQEIGATYIAHGSTGSGNDQVRFDMVFELIVPHIQVITPIRDLKLSREEEINFLKKQGVTMNFEKAAYSINKGIWGTSVGGKETLTSRHNLPESAFPSQLSSTEPREISLLFEKGELIGLDDMVFDNPVNAIIALQTIAESYAIGRDIHVGDTIIGIKGRVGFEAAAPIIIIKAHHLLEKHTLSKWQLFLKEQMSSYYGMWLHEGQYFEAAMRDIENFLQSSQENVSGKVFVRLLPYRFELIGIESTHDLMSEKFGSYGEMNKAWTGEDVKGFTKIFGNQMSFYFQVNNTIENEN; this comes from the coding sequence ATGACCCATAACCCCAATAAGTTGGTATTGGCATTTAGCGGTGGATTGGACACAAGCTTTTGTGCAGTTTATTTGAACAAAGTAAAAGGCTATGAAGTCCATGCACTGATGGTCAATACCGGAGGTTTTAGCGATAAAGAAATTGCTGAAATAAAAGAACATGCCCTTCGTTTGGGTGTGGCATCTTTCAAAGCGGTTGATGCACGAGAGAATTATTATCAGTCTATTATCAAATACATGGTGTATGGAAACGTGCTGAGAAACAACACGTATCCTCTGAGTGTGAGTGCAGAACGAACCGTACAAGCAATAGCAGTGGCAAATTACGCACAAGAAATCGGTGCTACATATATCGCTCACGGCAGTACAGGCAGCGGCAATGACCAAGTCCGATTTGATATGGTATTTGAGTTGATCGTGCCTCATATACAAGTAATTACACCCATCCGTGACTTAAAACTATCCCGTGAGGAGGAAATAAATTTTCTCAAAAAACAAGGCGTTACAATGAACTTTGAAAAAGCTGCATACAGCATCAACAAAGGGATTTGGGGCACTTCGGTTGGCGGAAAAGAAACTTTGACTTCAAGACATAATTTACCTGAGAGCGCGTTCCCTTCACAATTATCAAGCACAGAACCACGTGAAATCAGCCTTCTATTTGAGAAAGGTGAGCTAATAGGTCTCGATGACATGGTTTTTGACAATCCGGTCAATGCCATTATTGCTTTGCAAACCATTGCAGAGTCTTATGCTATCGGGCGTGATATTCATGTGGGAGACACCATCATCGGTATCAAAGGGAGAGTTGGGTTTGAAGCTGCTGCCCCTATTATCATTATCAAAGCACACCATTTATTGGAAAAACATACCCTTAGCAAATGGCAACTATTTCTCAAAGAACAAATGAGTTCTTATTACGGAATGTGGTTGCACGAAGGTCAATATTTTGAAGCTGCCATGAGGGATATTGAGAACTTTTTGCAATCAAGTCAAGAAAATGTTTCAGGAAAAGTTTTTGTACGCTTACTCCCATACAGATTTGAGTTGATTGGCATTGAATCCACACACGATTTAATGTCGGAAAAATTTGGCAGCTACGGAGAAATGAACAAAGCATGGACAGGAGAAGATGTGAAAGGATTTACCAAGATTTTTGGCAATCAGATGAGTTTCTACTTCCAGGTTAACAATACTATAGAAAATGAAAATTAG
- the argC gene encoding N-acetyl-gamma-glutamyl-phosphate reductase: MKIRAGIIGGAGYTGGELIRLLLNHPNVELVFVQSNSNAGNPVWHVHKDLLGETELNFSDNAVWDVDVLFLCSGHHKAHKFLEENKVPQHLAVIDLSQDFRHNTTSEIQGRKFVYGLPELNRNIIMKSKNIANPGCFATAVQLALLPFAHAGLLPDEIHVNATTGATGAGQAQSETTHFAWRDNNISVYKAFTHQHLTEIKESIRSLQSHFEGTINFIPQRGNFSRGIFATTYFKCSLTREEILDIFKFYYLNHPFVRVSDSPIDLKQVLNTNRCFLAIEKHEGYTLVSSAVDNLLKGASGQAVQNMNLIFGLEETTGLKLKPSAF; this comes from the coding sequence ATGAAAATTAGAGCAGGCATTATAGGAGGGGCAGGCTATACGGGCGGGGAGCTAATCCGTTTATTGCTCAATCACCCAAATGTTGAATTGGTCTTTGTGCAAAGCAACAGCAATGCAGGCAACCCTGTTTGGCATGTACATAAGGATTTGTTGGGTGAAACAGAACTCAATTTTAGTGACAATGCTGTATGGGATGTAGATGTATTATTTCTTTGCAGCGGACACCATAAAGCACATAAATTTTTGGAAGAAAATAAGGTTCCGCAACACCTTGCAGTGATTGACCTCAGTCAAGATTTCAGGCATAATACCACTAGTGAAATTCAAGGTAGAAAGTTTGTGTACGGACTACCCGAATTGAATCGCAACATCATCATGAAATCAAAGAATATTGCCAATCCGGGATGTTTTGCTACAGCCGTGCAACTTGCATTACTTCCTTTTGCACATGCCGGTTTGCTGCCCGATGAAATTCATGTCAATGCCACTACGGGCGCCACAGGTGCCGGTCAAGCACAAAGTGAAACCACTCATTTTGCTTGGAGAGATAACAACATATCTGTTTACAAAGCCTTTACGCATCAGCATTTGACCGAAATCAAAGAAAGTATCCGGTCTTTGCAAAGCCATTTTGAAGGCACGATTAATTTTATTCCACAACGAGGAAATTTTTCGCGTGGAATCTTTGCTACAACTTATTTCAAATGCTCTTTGACAAGAGAAGAAATACTTGATATTTTTAAATTTTATTACCTAAACCATCCCTTTGTACGTGTGAGTGACAGCCCTATTGACCTCAAACAGGTGTTGAACACAAACAGGTGCTTCCTTGCGATTGAGAAACATGAGGGCTATACCCTTGTTTCTTCTGCTGTTGACAATCTGCTCAAAGGCGCATCAGGACAAGCAGTCCAAAACATGAACCTGATATTTGGTTTAGAAGAAACCACCGGATTAAAACTTAAACCTTCTGCATTCTAA
- a CDS encoding aminotransferase class III-fold pyridoxal phosphate-dependent enzyme, which yields MNLFDVYPLFDIEPVRGEDAYVYDKNNTQYLDLYGGHAVISIGHSHPHYVWKIIEQLNKIGFYSNSVKIPIQQELAEKLGELSGYDDYSLFLCNSGAEANENALKMASFHNGRKRVVAMKGAFHGRTSLAVACTDNLSINAEINKVHDVVFTELNDTKALTNVVTDEVCAVIIEGMQGVGGVRVPSEEFLKTARQLCDKTGAVLILDEIQSGFGRSGKFFTHQHSDIQADIISMAKGMGNGFPIAGILLSPKFEAKHGMLGTTFGGNYLACAASIAVLDVLKEENLIENAQKIGNYLMESLAKIKGIKEVRGLGLMIGIELFDNCAPTRLELLHKHHIFTGSSSDKNTLRILPPLCINKTQADRFLYALNSVLQKSAAAS from the coding sequence ATGAACTTATTTGACGTTTATCCCTTATTTGACATTGAGCCTGTGAGAGGCGAAGATGCTTATGTGTATGACAAAAACAATACACAATACCTTGATTTATATGGCGGTCATGCTGTGATTTCCATAGGACACAGTCATCCTCATTATGTTTGGAAAATAATAGAACAACTCAACAAAATCGGATTCTATTCTAACTCTGTCAAGATTCCCATTCAGCAAGAGTTAGCAGAGAAATTAGGGGAATTATCCGGTTATGATGATTATAGCTTGTTTCTGTGTAATTCCGGTGCAGAAGCCAATGAAAACGCTTTGAAGATGGCGTCTTTTCATAATGGCAGAAAGAGAGTGGTAGCGATGAAAGGGGCTTTTCATGGCAGAACATCGCTGGCAGTCGCTTGCACAGACAACCTTTCAATCAATGCCGAAATTAACAAAGTACACGATGTTGTATTTACAGAATTGAATGATACGAAAGCATTGACAAATGTAGTAACAGACGAGGTTTGTGCGGTTATCATAGAAGGTATGCAAGGTGTTGGAGGAGTAAGAGTCCCAAGTGAGGAATTTTTGAAAACTGCTCGCCAATTGTGCGACAAAACCGGTGCTGTTTTAATTTTAGATGAGATTCAATCGGGTTTTGGCAGGAGCGGAAAGTTCTTTACGCATCAACACTCGGACATCCAAGCGGACATTATTTCCATGGCAAAAGGTATGGGCAATGGTTTTCCGATTGCCGGTATATTACTTTCTCCCAAGTTTGAAGCAAAACACGGAATGTTAGGAACAACATTTGGCGGAAATTACTTGGCTTGTGCGGCTTCTATTGCCGTATTGGATGTATTAAAAGAAGAAAATCTAATTGAAAATGCCCAAAAAATCGGCAACTATCTCATGGAATCTCTTGCTAAAATCAAAGGAATCAAAGAAGTGCGCGGATTGGGATTGATGATTGGTATTGAACTATTTGACAACTGTGCTCCCACTCGCTTAGAACTACTGCACAAACATCATATTTTCACAGGTTCTTCATCCGACAAGAACACACTGAGAATATTACCTCCCTTGTGTATTAACAAAACACAAGCAGACCGTTTTCTCTATGCACTCAATAGTGTTTTACAAAAATCTGCTGCTGCTTCATGA
- a CDS encoding N-acetylornithine carbamoyltransferase, translating to MKNFISVKDVTDIEALLSKALHIKHNPLEYTHIGKNKTIGLLFMNPSLRTRMSTQRAAYNLGMNVMVINLNKDNWQLEFENGAVMNGTGSEHIKEAAGVISQYCDIVGLRSFPGLIDRNKDYNEDIFNSFLINLTIPLVSLESATLHPLQSFADIITIKENFNGNKTPKVVLSWAPHIKPLPQAVSNSFAEWALASEFDFVITHPEGYELNKKFTNGATITHNQEEALKDADFVYVKSWSSYSDYGTMPEVKTDWLLNKKKMSLSNNARIMHCLPVRRNVELTDELIDDPSCSLIMQQAGNRVVSAQTILTEILSSIQ from the coding sequence ATGAAAAACTTTATTTCGGTAAAAGATGTAACAGACATAGAAGCATTGCTTAGCAAAGCACTGCATATCAAACACAATCCTCTCGAATATACACACATAGGCAAAAACAAAACCATTGGATTACTCTTCATGAATCCAAGCCTGCGAACCCGTATGAGCACTCAACGTGCCGCCTACAACTTGGGCATGAATGTGATGGTGATTAACCTAAACAAAGATAATTGGCAACTTGAATTCGAAAACGGTGCTGTGATGAACGGAACCGGCAGTGAACATATCAAAGAAGCAGCCGGAGTGATTTCTCAATATTGTGATATTGTAGGGCTAAGGAGTTTCCCCGGGCTAATTGACCGAAACAAGGATTACAACGAAGACATTTTTAACAGTTTTCTTATTAACTTAACTATTCCCCTTGTCAGTCTGGAATCTGCCACACTTCACCCCTTACAGAGTTTTGCTGATATAATTACCATCAAAGAAAACTTCAACGGAAACAAAACTCCAAAAGTGGTTCTAAGTTGGGCGCCACATATCAAACCTTTGCCACAAGCGGTTTCCAATTCATTTGCGGAATGGGCATTGGCATCCGAATTTGATTTTGTGATTACCCACCCCGAAGGTTACGAATTAAACAAAAAGTTTACAAATGGTGCAACCATTACCCACAACCAAGAAGAAGCATTGAAAGACGCTGATTTTGTTTATGTCAAAAGTTGGTCTTCCTATTCTGACTATGGCACCATGCCCGAAGTGAAAACTGATTGGTTGTTGAACAAAAAGAAAATGAGTTTGAGCAATAATGCCAGAATCATGCATTGCCTTCCGGTACGCAGGAATGTTGAACTTACGGATGAGCTTATTGACGACCCTTCTTGTTCGTTAATAATGCAACAAGCCGGCAATAGAGTAGTATCGGCTCAAACCATATTGACAGAAATTTTATCCTCGATCCAATGA
- the argB gene encoding acetylglutamate kinase has protein sequence MKTSLTLVKIGGNIIDDQVALSLFLQEFATLQGNKILIHGGGKVATQTSQKLGIETQMVDGRRITGNEEIKVVTMVYAGLINKTITAQLNAYGLQTLGLSGVDVHLIPAVKRAVKEIDYGFVGDILTNKINTNFLKLVLDQNITPVIAPIASDSAGNLLNVNADTIACALAVALNKYFDIKLALCFEKKGVLSDPADVNSAIAELTLPLYETYKQQGIISKGMLPKTENAFFAATNGVKVVIGHALDINKTHFGTTFTI, from the coding sequence ATGAAAACAAGCTTAACATTAGTCAAGATTGGCGGAAACATTATTGATGACCAAGTTGCGCTATCTTTATTTCTGCAAGAGTTTGCGACATTGCAAGGGAATAAAATATTGATTCATGGGGGTGGTAAAGTGGCCACACAAACGAGCCAAAAACTTGGAATTGAAACTCAAATGGTGGACGGAAGGCGTATTACCGGAAACGAAGAAATTAAAGTGGTTACAATGGTTTACGCAGGATTAATCAACAAAACAATCACCGCTCAACTTAATGCTTACGGGCTACAAACATTAGGTCTTTCCGGTGTAGATGTTCACCTGATTCCTGCTGTAAAACGAGCGGTTAAAGAAATTGACTATGGATTTGTAGGTGATATATTGACAAATAAAATAAACACAAATTTTCTGAAATTAGTTTTAGACCAAAACATCACTCCCGTCATTGCTCCCATTGCCTCTGATTCTGCCGGAAACTTGCTCAATGTCAATGCTGACACTATTGCATGTGCCTTAGCTGTAGCACTAAACAAATATTTTGACATAAAATTGGCTCTTTGTTTTGAGAAAAAAGGAGTGTTGAGCGACCCTGCGGATGTCAACTCGGCAATTGCCGAATTGACTTTGCCATTATATGAAACCTACAAACAGCAAGGCATTATCTCAAAAGGAATGCTTCCCAAGACCGAAAATGCTTTTTTTGCTGCTACAAACGGAGTGAAGGTGGTTATTGGACATGCTTTAGACATAAATAAAACACATTTTGGAACAACTTTTACTATCTGA
- a CDS encoding M20 family metallo-hydrolase — protein MEQLLLSDINSEIYRLLKRLIAIPSFSKQEDQSAQEIIKQLEKHGIPSNSVGNNIWAKNLHYHADKPTLLLNSHHDTVKPNSAYTLNPFEAIEKDGKLYGLGSNDAGGALICLLGAFLYFYLKENLPFNIIFAASAEEEISGTRGIELVMPKLGKIDIAIVGEPTLLKIAVAERGLMVVDCVAKGKAGHAARNEGINAIYIALQDIEKIKNHKFKKNSQWLGEVSMNVTMIQAGTAHNQVPEQCSFTIDIRLNEHYTHTQVFEWLQDNLQSEMSMRSDRMKPSFISTVHPLIKSANELGIELYGSPTTSDQALMPWDSIKIGPGDSARSHSADEFIYTQEIEDGLNLYCNLILKLSEQFNQQKQ, from the coding sequence TTGGAACAACTTTTACTATCTGATATTAACAGCGAAATTTACCGGCTGCTCAAAAGGCTTATTGCGATTCCTTCTTTCAGCAAACAAGAAGACCAAAGCGCACAAGAGATAATCAAGCAGTTGGAAAAACATGGTATCCCTTCAAATAGTGTAGGAAACAATATTTGGGCAAAAAACCTGCATTATCATGCAGACAAACCCACGCTTTTGCTCAATTCACATCATGACACCGTAAAACCCAATTCTGCATATACGCTCAACCCTTTTGAAGCCATTGAAAAAGACGGAAAACTATATGGTTTGGGCAGCAACGATGCCGGAGGAGCATTAATTTGTTTATTAGGGGCTTTTTTGTATTTTTATCTAAAAGAAAATCTTCCCTTCAATATCATTTTTGCAGCATCTGCCGAAGAAGAGATTTCGGGCACAAGAGGTATAGAGCTAGTTATGCCAAAACTCGGTAAAATTGATATTGCCATTGTGGGAGAACCTACCTTGCTCAAGATTGCAGTGGCAGAAAGGGGTTTAATGGTAGTTGATTGTGTTGCCAAAGGCAAAGCAGGACATGCTGCCCGTAATGAAGGCATTAACGCTATTTATATTGCACTACAAGACATTGAAAAAATCAAAAACCACAAATTCAAAAAAAACTCTCAATGGTTAGGCGAAGTGTCAATGAATGTAACCATGATTCAAGCCGGTACAGCACATAATCAGGTGCCGGAGCAATGCAGCTTCACAATTGATATTCGTTTGAATGAACATTATACCCATACACAAGTTTTCGAATGGTTGCAAGATAATTTACAATCAGAAATGAGTATGCGTTCAGACAGAATGAAGCCTTCTTTTATAAGCACAGTCCATCCTCTGATTAAATCGGCAAATGAATTAGGAATAGAACTTTATGGCTCCCCCACAACATCTGACCAAGCATTAATGCCATGGGATTCAATCAAAATAGGACCGGGAGATTCTGCACGTTCACATTCTGCAGATGAATTTATTTATACACAAGAAATTGAAGATGGCTTGAATCTATATTGTAACTTAATATTAAAATTATCCGAACAATTTAACCAACAAAAACAATGA
- the argH gene encoding argininosuccinate lyase, which translates to MKIWQKNPFEHNDISLKTEAFTVGNDRILDMRLAPFDVAASLAHAKMLQDVGILTAQECLDIEKGLKHILNKINAGQFEIEEHIEDIHSQIEKELIEEIGEAGKKIHTGRSRNDQVLVAIKLYLKSEIKEIAGLSFSLFERLQELSEQNKAHLMPGYTHFQLAMPSSFGLWFGAYAESLVDDMEVLSGAYIIANKNPLGSGAGYGSAFPLNRTLTTELLEMKSMNYNSLYAQMTRGKTEKVLLSAIANLAATLSKFAYDVCLYLNQQFAYLTFPDSLTTGSSIMPHKKNPDVFELIRAKCNRLQAAPNEMTLLINNLPSGYHRDMQLSKDIVFPAIDTMKDCLQMLTFALQNVNVRTDILNDEQFNTLFTVEEINKLVKDGMSFRDAYRKTGMEVNENKFSPNKTLNHTHEGSIGNLCNTEIREMMLEALKKFG; encoded by the coding sequence ATGAAAATCTGGCAAAAGAATCCATTTGAACACAACGACATCTCTCTGAAAACCGAAGCCTTTACTGTCGGAAACGACCGCATTCTTGACATGAGGTTAGCACCGTTTGATGTTGCAGCTTCTCTGGCTCATGCCAAAATGTTGCAGGATGTCGGAATTCTCACAGCACAAGAGTGTTTGGATATAGAAAAAGGGCTGAAGCACATTTTGAATAAAATAAATGCGGGACAATTTGAAATTGAAGAACATATTGAAGATATCCATTCACAAATAGAAAAGGAACTCATTGAGGAGATTGGCGAAGCAGGCAAAAAAATTCATACAGGACGTTCTCGCAATGACCAAGTTCTGGTAGCAATCAAACTATATCTCAAAAGTGAAATCAAAGAAATTGCCGGACTTTCCTTTAGTCTTTTTGAACGTTTGCAAGAGTTAAGCGAACAAAACAAAGCTCATTTGATGCCCGGCTACACTCACTTTCAGCTTGCCATGCCTTCCTCGTTTGGTTTGTGGTTTGGTGCGTATGCAGAATCATTGGTAGATGATATGGAAGTACTGTCGGGTGCCTATATTATTGCCAACAAAAATCCTTTAGGCTCAGGAGCAGGCTATGGTTCGGCATTTCCACTGAACAGAACTCTTACCACAGAGTTGTTAGAAATGAAGAGCATGAATTACAATTCCCTTTATGCCCAAATGACACGCGGCAAAACAGAGAAAGTATTGCTATCTGCAATAGCAAATCTCGCTGCTACCCTCTCTAAATTTGCTTATGATGTGTGTTTATATCTCAATCAACAGTTCGCCTATTTGACTTTTCCAGATTCGCTCACTACCGGTTCGAGTATAATGCCTCACAAGAAAAATCCTGATGTTTTTGAACTGATAAGGGCAAAATGCAACCGACTGCAAGCCGCACCTAATGAGATGACTCTGTTGATAAACAACCTGCCTTCGGGTTACCACCGCGACATGCAACTAAGCAAAGACATTGTTTTCCCGGCTATTGATACAATGAAAGATTGTTTGCAAATGCTGACTTTTGCTTTGCAGAATGTGAACGTACGCACCGATATTCTAAATGATGAGCAGTTCAATACTCTCTTTACAGTTGAAGAGATAAACAAACTTGTCAAAGATGGAATGAGCTTTAGAGATGCTTATCGCAAAACAGGTATGGAAGTAAATGAGAACAAGTTCAGTCCCAATAAAACTTTGAATCACACTCACGAAGGTAGTATAGGTAATCTATGCAATACCGAAATCCGAGAAATGATGTTAGAAGCATTAAAGAAGTTTGGATAG
- a CDS encoding potassium/proton antiporter, whose amino-acid sequence MTLTIENILLVGSILLFISIIVGKTSYKFGVPTLLLFLGVGMLAGSEGLGGIKFDDPKTAQFIGIVALNFILFSGGLDTNWKSVRPVLGQGIMLSTLGVLLTALTVGTFVYYLIPGFSFIESMLLGSIISSTDAAAVFSILRSKSLLLKTNLKPTLELESGSNDPMAYVLTITFLSLVQHPELSAMSVILVFLKQMILGGLAGFAFGKITEITINRIKLDYEGMYPILMIAMMFITFSATDFIGGNGFLAVYIAGVFLGNKELTHKQDILSMFDGLAWLMQIVLFLTLGLLVFPNQVWDVMHIGILISVFLIFVARPISVLISLIPFKMKFNRRLYISWVGLRGAVPIVFATYPLIAGIENAGFIFNIVFFISLSSLLIQGTTLPIVAKWLGMVLPKDFQPVLKEVDEMVASSPKSVLREIDIQPSYCAVGKTIKQLHLPESTFIAVIKRNGEYIRPGGSTEILSKDRLMIYTHDPEDYSHATKIIKTLADECETPPVK is encoded by the coding sequence TTGACGTTAACCATTGAAAACATATTACTTGTAGGTTCGATACTGTTATTTATCAGTATTATCGTGGGTAAAACTTCCTACAAATTTGGCGTTCCAACTTTGTTATTGTTTTTAGGGGTGGGGATGTTGGCAGGCTCAGAAGGACTGGGCGGAATCAAATTTGACGACCCAAAAACAGCCCAATTTATTGGCATTGTGGCACTCAATTTCATTTTGTTTTCAGGCGGATTAGATACAAATTGGAAGTCTGTACGACCGGTGCTGGGACAAGGTATCATGTTGTCCACCTTAGGAGTTTTGCTTACTGCATTGACTGTGGGTACTTTTGTTTACTACCTTATTCCGGGCTTTTCTTTCATTGAAAGTATGTTATTGGGTTCTATTATCTCCTCAACGGATGCGGCAGCAGTATTCTCAATTTTGAGGTCAAAGAGCTTGTTGCTCAAAACCAACCTCAAACCTACGCTTGAGCTTGAGAGCGGAAGTAATGACCCTATGGCTTATGTGTTGACAATAACTTTCCTCTCTTTGGTACAACATCCTGAACTGAGCGCAATGTCTGTGATTCTGGTTTTTCTGAAACAAATGATATTGGGAGGGCTTGCAGGTTTTGCTTTTGGTAAAATTACCGAAATTACCATCAACAGAATTAAATTAGATTATGAGGGAATGTATCCGATTTTGATGATAGCCATGATGTTCATTACATTTTCGGCTACTGACTTTATTGGCGGAAACGGATTTCTGGCGGTTTACATAGCCGGTGTTTTTTTAGGAAACAAAGAACTTACTCACAAACAAGATATACTCAGCATGTTTGACGGATTAGCATGGCTCATGCAGATTGTGCTGTTCCTTACACTGGGCTTATTGGTGTTTCCTAATCAGGTTTGGGACGTAATGCATATCGGAATATTGATATCTGTCTTTCTGATTTTCGTTGCTCGTCCAATCAGTGTTTTAATCAGTCTCATACCGTTTAAAATGAAATTTAACCGAAGGCTGTATATTTCATGGGTCGGATTGCGAGGTGCTGTCCCCATTGTATTTGCAACCTATCCACTCATTGCCGGGATAGAAAATGCAGGATTTATTTTTAATATTGTATTCTTTATCTCATTAAGTTCTTTGTTGATACAAGGCACTACACTTCCTATTGTAGCAAAATGGCTGGGCATGGTGTTGCCAAAGGATTTTCAGCCGGTTTTGAAAGAAGTGGACGAAATGGTAGCATCTTCGCCTAAATCAGTTTTGAGGGAAATTGACATACAGCCAAGCTATTGCGCGGTGGGTAAAACAATCAAACAACTTCATCTCCCCGAATCTACGTTTATTGCTGTTATTAAAAGGAATGGGGAATATATTCGCCCCGGTGGTTCAACCGAAATACTATCCAAAGACCGATTAATGATATACACACACGACCCCGAAGACTATAGTCATGCAACTAAAATTATCAAAACACTGGCAGATGAATGTGAAACACCACCTGTCAAGTAA
- a CDS encoding methylated-DNA--[protein]-cysteine S-methyltransferase, with protein MRLKGKTKFDYILEVLSMLDKQPQLRQDLDEVARLLHISPKELNHLFIDWCGTPPAGFLQFTSPEYARFVLKSNPAQGFLFDHPFKRKKELSKPVINIIPMSVEQIQSDRLIIHYSMANSIFGTLFIASTSLGICYMVFSEDEDKEIMMLKQNFPHAHIRHQPEEIQERALAAFHPGKSTDHPIPLHVKGTDFQIQVWRALLTIPLGTLTTYQNIAKKIGSPRSARAAGTAIGDNPVTYLVPCHRVVRTSGEYGNYMWGSERKLAMIAWEGAITRGKD; from the coding sequence GTGAGATTAAAAGGGAAAACCAAGTTTGATTATATTCTGGAAGTTTTGTCCATGTTGGACAAACAGCCTCAATTGCGACAAGACTTGGATGAGGTTGCAAGATTACTTCATATTAGTCCAAAGGAGCTGAATCATTTGTTTATTGATTGGTGCGGAACGCCTCCTGCGGGGTTCTTGCAGTTTACTTCACCGGAATATGCGCGGTTTGTGTTGAAAAGCAATCCGGCACAAGGATTCTTATTTGACCATCCCTTTAAACGCAAAAAGGAACTATCAAAGCCTGTGATTAATATAATTCCAATGTCAGTGGAGCAAATTCAAAGCGACCGGTTAATCATTCATTATTCTATGGCAAATAGCATATTTGGCACTTTATTTATTGCTTCAACATCTCTGGGAATATGCTATATGGTTTTCAGTGAAGATGAAGACAAAGAAATCATGATGTTAAAGCAGAATTTTCCGCATGCGCATATACGTCATCAGCCGGAAGAGATACAAGAACGTGCCTTAGCTGCATTTCATCCGGGCAAATCCACAGACCATCCTATTCCGTTGCACGTAAAAGGTACAGATTTTCAGATTCAGGTTTGGCGTGCCTTGCTTACTATACCTTTGGGCACACTGACCACCTATCAAAATATAGCCAAGAAGATAGGCAGTCCTCGCTCCGCGCGGGCTGCCGGCACCGCCATTGGCGATAATCCCGTAACCTATCTTGTGCCGTGCCATAGGGTTGTCAGAACATCAGGAGAATATGGAAATTATATGTGGGGAAGCGAGCGAAAACTTGCAATGATAGCTTGGGAAGGTGCAATTACCAGAGGCAAAGATTAG